One segment of Amycolatopsis alba DSM 44262 DNA contains the following:
- a CDS encoding M1 family metallopeptidase, translating into MRSRVPAAGLVSGVVCALIIGCSADPPPAAPPPPPPMNPAPGAPGAGDPYYPMDGNGGYDAVEYQVGITYDPVKGRLDGDTTVIAKATQDLNRYNLDLRGLTVQSVEVEGKPAKFAREGEFELAVTPAEPIRNGTTFRTKVVYGGDPSATPKAGGSENGWQKSKDGGAFIVGEPHSASFWYPVNETPRDKAMFTLTARVPDGWTVISNGREIQKTSANGWTSTSWQERTPVAAYLTTMAIGKFTVDRMALPDGTPLVNAYAPGAEDSRDTGRRLPEIIGFLTSKFGPYPVDAAGGIYLDEDIHFSLETQTRPTYAKWADLITVVHETAHQWFGDSVTLNSWSDICLNECLASYAQWLWQESRDNENLDDRYRAALEIMRGSPDFWTPKLVGMGAGQEFHGVYDKGILAVHALRRKIGEGAFARLLKEWPAAHRNTNASWADFEAFTIKLSEQDLRPFFDAWFHGTVIPPDAELLPGTLRRN; encoded by the coding sequence ATGCGCAGCCGTGTCCCCGCCGCCGGTCTGGTCTCGGGGGTCGTCTGCGCCCTGATTATCGGTTGCAGCGCCGATCCTCCCCCGGCCGCGCCCCCTCCGCCGCCGCCGATGAATCCGGCGCCGGGCGCTCCGGGCGCGGGCGACCCGTACTACCCGATGGACGGCAACGGCGGCTACGACGCCGTCGAGTACCAGGTCGGGATCACTTACGACCCCGTGAAGGGGCGTCTCGACGGCGACACCACGGTGATCGCGAAAGCGACTCAGGATCTCAATCGGTACAACTTGGACTTACGCGGCTTGACGGTCCAATCCGTTGAAGTGGAGGGAAAACCGGCGAAGTTCGCCCGCGAGGGCGAATTCGAGCTGGCGGTGACACCCGCCGAGCCGATCCGGAACGGGACCACCTTCCGCACGAAGGTCGTCTACGGCGGCGACCCGTCGGCGACCCCCAAGGCGGGCGGCAGCGAGAACGGCTGGCAGAAGTCGAAGGACGGCGGCGCGTTCATCGTCGGCGAACCGCATTCGGCGTCGTTCTGGTATCCGGTCAACGAGACCCCGCGCGACAAGGCGATGTTCACCCTCACGGCGCGGGTGCCGGACGGCTGGACCGTCATCTCGAACGGGCGCGAGATCCAGAAGACCTCGGCGAACGGCTGGACCTCGACGTCCTGGCAGGAACGCACCCCCGTGGCGGCGTACCTGACCACGATGGCGATCGGCAAGTTCACCGTCGACCGGATGGCGCTTCCGGACGGGACACCGCTGGTCAACGCCTACGCGCCGGGTGCGGAGGACAGTCGTGACACCGGCAGGCGGCTGCCGGAGATCATCGGCTTCCTGACCTCGAAGTTCGGGCCGTACCCGGTGGACGCGGCAGGCGGGATCTACCTCGACGAGGACATCCATTTCTCACTGGAGACCCAGACCAGGCCGACCTACGCGAAATGGGCCGATCTGATCACCGTGGTGCACGAAACCGCACACCAGTGGTTCGGCGATTCGGTGACGCTGAATTCGTGGTCCGACATCTGCCTCAACGAATGCCTCGCGTCGTACGCGCAATGGCTGTGGCAGGAATCGCGGGACAACGAGAACCTCGACGACCGCTACCGCGCCGCGCTCGAGATCATGCGGGGAAGCCCGGATTTCTGGACCCCGAAACTGGTCGGTATGGGGGCCGGGCAGGAATTCCACGGCGTCTACGACAAAGGGATCCTGGCCGTCCACGCGCTGCGGCGGAAGATCGGCGAAGGCGCTTTCGCGCGGCTGCTGAAGGAGTGGCCCGCGGCCCATCGGAACACCAACGCTTCCTGGGCGGATTTCGAGGCGTTCACGATCAAGCTTTCGGAACAGGACCTGCGGCCGTTCTTCGACGCCTGGTTCCACGGCACGGTGATCCCGCCGGACGCCGAACTGCTTCCGGGCACCCTCCGCCGCAATTAG
- a CDS encoding FAD-dependent monooxygenase, whose amino-acid sequence MADTKILISGASVAGPALAFWLTRYGFDVTVVERAPSLRPGGQAVDLRGTAKEVLRRMGLDERVRAACTDTRGETLVDRKGRTKATIRADDFDGDGVVAEIEILRGDLTDVLYESTREKAEYVFGDRIVALDERADGVDVTFASGSRKTFDVVIGADGLHSGVRALAFGEESRFVRHLGSYLAFFTVPNRLGLRNWAIGFDDVGRSAGIRGIRDGDEAMAYFGFTSEQVDYDYRDVEAQKALVRRFVAGMEWEAPWLLERLDEAPDFYFDSCAQVVMESWSRGRIGLLGDAAFCPSPLSGQGTSLAFVGAYVLAGELAADLDGGLKRYEAIMREFVENTQEMGRDNAESLFAKSRTALRLRYLMTRVMRLMPFAALASRKMRDVVNGIDLPDYPAPRLRT is encoded by the coding sequence ATGGCTGACACGAAGATCCTCATCTCCGGAGCGAGCGTCGCCGGCCCGGCCTTGGCCTTCTGGCTCACCCGGTACGGCTTCGACGTGACCGTCGTCGAGCGCGCGCCTTCGCTGCGCCCCGGCGGTCAGGCCGTCGACCTGCGCGGAACGGCCAAGGAGGTCCTCCGCCGGATGGGGCTGGACGAACGCGTCCGCGCGGCGTGCACGGACACGAGGGGCGAGACGCTCGTCGACCGGAAGGGCCGCACGAAGGCCACCATCCGCGCCGACGACTTCGACGGCGACGGCGTGGTCGCCGAGATCGAGATCCTGCGCGGCGACCTGACCGACGTGCTGTACGAGTCGACCAGGGAGAAGGCGGAGTACGTCTTCGGCGACCGGATCGTCGCGCTGGACGAGCGGGCCGACGGCGTCGACGTCACCTTCGCGAGTGGTTCGCGGAAGACGTTCGACGTGGTCATCGGGGCGGACGGGCTGCATTCGGGCGTGCGGGCCCTTGCCTTCGGCGAGGAGTCCCGGTTCGTCCGGCATCTGGGCTCGTACCTGGCGTTCTTCACCGTGCCGAACCGGCTCGGCCTGCGGAACTGGGCGATCGGCTTCGACGACGTCGGCCGCTCCGCCGGGATCCGCGGGATTCGTGACGGCGACGAGGCGATGGCGTACTTCGGGTTCACGTCGGAGCAGGTCGACTACGACTATCGCGACGTCGAGGCGCAGAAAGCGCTGGTACGCCGCTTCGTCGCCGGGATGGAGTGGGAGGCGCCCTGGCTGCTGGAGCGGCTGGACGAAGCGCCTGACTTCTACTTCGACTCGTGCGCGCAGGTGGTCATGGAATCCTGGTCGCGCGGCCGGATCGGGCTGCTGGGCGACGCGGCCTTCTGCCCCTCACCGCTCTCGGGACAGGGCACGAGCCTGGCGTTCGTCGGCGCGTACGTCCTGGCCGGGGAACTCGCGGCTGACCTCGACGGCGGGCTCAAACGCTACGAAGCGATCATGCGCGAGTTCGTCGAGAACACGCAGGAGATGGGGCGGGACAACGCGGAGTCGCTCTTCGCGAAGTCGCGGACGGCCTTGCGGCTGCGCTACCTGATGACGCGCGTGATGCGGCTCATGCCGTTCGCCGCGCTGGCGTCGCGGAAGATGCGGGACGTGGTGAACGGGATCGACCTGCCGGACTACCCCGCCCCGCGACTCCGCACTTAG
- a CDS encoding antibiotic biosynthesis monooxygenase family protein, with amino-acid sequence MAVVKINAIEVPEGAGPELEKRFAARLHAVDNQPGFLGFELLRPVSGESRYFVYTKWESEEAYQAWASGPAREAHAGERAKPVSSGANLLEFEVVQASKPGE; translated from the coding sequence ATGGCTGTCGTGAAGATCAACGCGATCGAGGTTCCCGAAGGCGCAGGCCCCGAGCTGGAGAAGCGGTTCGCCGCGCGGCTGCACGCCGTCGACAACCAGCCCGGCTTCCTCGGCTTCGAACTGCTCCGCCCGGTCTCCGGCGAAAGCCGCTACTTCGTCTACACGAAGTGGGAGTCCGAAGAGGCCTATCAGGCGTGGGCGTCCGGCCCGGCGCGTGAGGCGCACGCGGGCGAGCGCGCGAAGCCGGTCTCCAGCGGGGCGAACCTGCTGGAATTCGAGGTCGTCCAGGCTTCGAAGCCGGGTGAGTGA
- a CDS encoding SIR2 family NAD-dependent protein deacylase, producing the protein MSELERAAELIDGAGALLVCAGAGMGVDSGLPDFRGDEGFWKAYPPYERLGISFVELADPRHFAEDPELAWGFYGHRLALYRATVPHDGFRLLLSWGARKPGGTRAFTSNVDGQFQKAGYPHVAEAHGSIHHLQCLDRCTGEIWPADDVEVPIDEDTMRALKPLPSCPRCGGLARPNILMFGDYDWLGQRSQAQLDELTAWRRAHRDLVVVELGAGQAVPTVRRYSELASAATGALVRINPREPRIRHGRGVSLATDGLATLKALDVLLTSHEAQKPDP; encoded by the coding sequence GTGAGTGAGCTCGAACGAGCCGCGGAACTGATCGACGGCGCCGGCGCGCTGCTCGTCTGCGCCGGTGCCGGGATGGGCGTCGACTCCGGCCTGCCCGATTTCCGGGGTGACGAGGGTTTCTGGAAGGCGTACCCGCCGTACGAGCGGCTGGGCATCAGCTTTGTCGAGCTGGCCGACCCACGACATTTCGCCGAAGACCCCGAGCTGGCCTGGGGTTTCTACGGGCATCGGCTCGCGCTGTACCGCGCCACCGTCCCGCACGACGGGTTCCGTCTCCTGCTGTCCTGGGGAGCCCGCAAACCCGGCGGGACACGCGCTTTCACGTCCAATGTGGACGGACAGTTCCAGAAGGCGGGCTATCCGCACGTCGCCGAAGCACACGGGTCCATCCATCATCTCCAATGTCTCGACCGGTGCACCGGCGAGATCTGGCCCGCGGACGACGTCGAGGTCCCGATCGACGAGGACACGATGCGCGCGCTGAAGCCGCTGCCGTCTTGCCCGCGCTGCGGTGGCCTCGCCCGGCCCAACATCCTGATGTTCGGCGACTACGACTGGCTCGGGCAGCGCAGTCAGGCCCAGCTCGACGAGCTGACCGCGTGGCGCCGCGCGCATCGCGACCTCGTGGTGGTGGAACTCGGCGCCGGGCAGGCCGTGCCGACGGTGCGGCGCTACTCGGAGCTGGCCAGCGCCGCGACCGGTGCCCTGGTCCGGATCAACCCGCGCGAGCCGCGGATCCGGCACGGGCGCGGTGTTTCGCTCGCGACCGACGGCCTCGCGACGCTCAAGGCCCTGGACGTCTTGCTCACCTCTCACGAGGCTCAGAAGCCCGATCCGTGA
- a CDS encoding endonuclease/exonuclease/phosphatase family protein gives METAVTALVIGILDVMVIEERVRGGARGKLVSGLLAGAVVPFAVLTAMRLVGYDGNTYTIAALALTPYAGIAALVLGVLALGLRRWWTAAVAVVLTCTIAALVLPRAFENEQKALGGKHVRVLASNMLGGQADPDRIVGYVKEHQVDVLSLTEMTPEAITRLDRAGLFQLLPFHVLNPAEWASGSGLASRYPLTPLKLSGDSNRKQPSASVDLGDGVRIEVVAVHPAAPMWDRHVWVDEAKDLPYADAEHDIRILAGDFNASLDHSLFRELLTRGYVDAADQLGKALQGTWTNGMVPPVPIDHVLADKRTAIADFQVLDMPGSDHDAVYAEIVLPGK, from the coding sequence GTGGAGACCGCCGTCACAGCGCTCGTGATCGGCATACTCGACGTCATGGTGATCGAAGAACGGGTGCGCGGGGGCGCACGGGGGAAGCTCGTCAGCGGGCTGCTCGCCGGGGCGGTCGTGCCGTTCGCGGTGCTGACGGCGATGCGGCTGGTGGGCTACGACGGCAACACGTACACGATCGCCGCGCTCGCGCTGACGCCGTACGCCGGGATCGCGGCACTGGTGCTCGGCGTCCTCGCGCTGGGCCTCCGCCGCTGGTGGACCGCGGCCGTCGCGGTGGTGCTGACCTGCACGATCGCCGCGCTGGTGCTGCCCCGCGCGTTCGAGAACGAGCAGAAGGCGCTCGGCGGCAAGCACGTCCGGGTGCTCGCGTCGAACATGCTCGGCGGGCAGGCGGATCCGGACCGGATCGTCGGCTACGTGAAGGAACACCAGGTCGACGTCCTGAGCCTGACCGAGATGACGCCCGAGGCGATCACCCGGCTCGACCGGGCCGGGTTGTTCCAGCTCCTGCCGTTCCACGTGCTGAACCCGGCGGAATGGGCGTCCGGCTCCGGACTGGCGTCGAGGTACCCGCTCACGCCGCTGAAGCTGAGCGGCGATTCGAACCGCAAGCAGCCGAGCGCGAGCGTGGACCTCGGCGACGGCGTCCGGATCGAGGTCGTCGCGGTCCATCCGGCGGCACCGATGTGGGACAGGCACGTGTGGGTCGACGAGGCCAAAGACCTGCCCTACGCCGACGCCGAGCACGACATCCGGATCCTGGCGGGCGACTTCAACGCCAGTCTCGACCACTCGCTTTTCCGGGAGCTGCTGACCAGGGGATACGTGGACGCGGCCGATCAGCTGGGCAAGGCGCTGCAGGGGACTTGGACGAACGGGATGGTGCCGCCGGTGCCGATCGACCACGTGCTGGCGGACAAGCGGACGGCCATCGCGGACTTCCAGGTCCTGGACATGCCCGGTAGCGATCATGACGCGGTGTACGCGGAAATCGTCCTGCCCGGAAAGTGA
- a CDS encoding daunorubicin resistance protein DrrA family ABC transporter ATP-binding protein — MTHAIRAEGLVKHYGETKALDGVDLEVPAGKVVGVLGPNGAGKTTAVRILATLIRPDRGHASVFGYDVVKNPMAVRSMIGLTGQYASVDEDLSGTENLVLIGRLLEFSRADAKKRAADLLERFELTDAAGRAIKTYSGGMRRRLDLAASLVGRPKVLYLDEPTTGLDPHARNEVWAVVRTLVADGTTVLLTTQYLEEADQLADTITVFDRGLVVANGRADELKRRTGGQTLQVRPTALADLDAVERILAALTGVRPNRDDDTGLLTAPVADPVLLSTLVRKLDEAGITADELALRLPSLDEVFLALTGRKTESTKDTTPEGSLV; from the coding sequence ATGACTCACGCGATCAGGGCCGAGGGCCTGGTCAAGCACTATGGGGAGACGAAGGCGCTCGACGGGGTCGATCTGGAGGTCCCGGCGGGCAAGGTGGTCGGGGTGCTGGGGCCGAACGGCGCGGGGAAGACGACCGCCGTCCGGATCCTGGCCACCTTGATCCGGCCGGACCGCGGCCACGCGAGCGTCTTCGGGTACGACGTCGTCAAGAACCCGATGGCGGTCCGCAGCATGATCGGGCTGACCGGGCAGTACGCGTCGGTCGACGAGGACCTCTCCGGCACGGAGAACCTGGTCCTGATCGGCAGGCTGCTGGAGTTCTCCAGGGCGGACGCGAAGAAGCGCGCGGCCGACCTGCTGGAGCGGTTCGAGCTGACCGACGCCGCCGGGCGCGCGATCAAGACCTACTCGGGCGGGATGCGGCGGCGGCTCGACCTCGCCGCGAGCCTGGTCGGCCGTCCGAAGGTGCTTTACCTGGACGAGCCGACCACCGGGCTCGACCCGCACGCCCGCAACGAGGTCTGGGCCGTGGTCCGGACGCTCGTCGCCGACGGGACGACGGTGCTGCTCACCACGCAGTACCTGGAGGAGGCCGACCAGCTGGCCGACACGATCACCGTGTTCGACCGCGGACTGGTCGTGGCGAACGGGCGGGCCGACGAGCTCAAGCGGCGGACCGGCGGCCAGACGCTGCAGGTCCGCCCGACCGCGCTCGCCGATCTCGACGCCGTCGAGCGCATCCTGGCCGCCCTCACCGGGGTCCGGCCGAACCGGGACGACGACACCGGGCTGCTCACCGCGCCCGTGGCCGACCCGGTCCTGTTGTCCACCTTGGTCCGCAAGCTGGACGAGGCCGGGATCACCGCGGACGAGCTGGCGCTGCGGCTGCCCAGCCTCGACGAGGTGTTCCTCGCGCTCACCGGCAGGAAGACCGAGTCCACAAAGGACACGACTCCGGAAGGGAGCCTGGTATGA
- a CDS encoding ABC transporter permease has product MTTIAAPAPPRRVSLSSSIQHGLSLAWRGILKIRKNPEQLADVTLAPIIFLVMFVYLFGGAIMGDTGSYLQMIVPGIMVFNILQASMTVGVQLNTDVTKGVFDRFRAMPIARSAPLIGAVLADIVRYLVCLVVLMVVATIMGYRIQTGPAEFALAIVLVIAFALAFCWASVFVGMLVKSPGAVQGLMFVVLMPLTFGSNVFVGTSTMPGWLKAWADISPVTQMSDVLRGLMNGGPIAGPLTGALIWMAAAVAVFFPLATWAYRKRV; this is encoded by the coding sequence ATGACGACCATCGCCGCGCCCGCACCACCACGGCGCGTTTCACTTTCCAGCAGCATCCAGCACGGGCTTTCCCTTGCCTGGCGCGGGATCCTGAAGATCCGCAAGAACCCGGAGCAACTGGCCGACGTCACGCTCGCGCCGATCATCTTCCTGGTCATGTTCGTCTACCTGTTCGGTGGCGCGATCATGGGCGACACCGGAAGCTATCTGCAGATGATCGTGCCCGGCATCATGGTGTTCAACATCCTGCAGGCCAGCATGACCGTCGGCGTCCAGCTGAACACCGACGTCACCAAGGGCGTGTTCGACCGGTTCCGGGCGATGCCGATCGCCCGGTCCGCGCCGCTGATCGGCGCCGTACTGGCCGACATCGTGCGGTACCTGGTGTGCCTCGTCGTCCTGATGGTCGTCGCGACGATCATGGGGTACCGGATCCAGACCGGCCCGGCGGAGTTCGCGCTGGCGATCGTGCTGGTCATCGCTTTCGCGCTGGCGTTCTGCTGGGCATCGGTGTTCGTCGGGATGCTGGTGAAGAGCCCCGGCGCGGTGCAGGGCCTGATGTTCGTCGTGCTCATGCCGCTGACCTTCGGCAGCAACGTGTTCGTGGGGACGAGCACGATGCCCGGCTGGCTGAAGGCGTGGGCCGACATCAGCCCGGTGACGCAGATGTCCGACGTCCTGCGCGGACTGATGAACGGCGGACCGATCGCCGGCCCGCTGACCGGTGCGCTGATCTGGATGGCGGCCGCGGTCGCGGTCTTCTTCCCGCTCGCCACTTGGGCCTACCGGAAGCGCGTCTGA
- a CDS encoding BTAD domain-containing putative transcriptional regulator: protein MRVTLLGPIGAEAGDGTPIDIGGARLRMLLARLALEPGRAVPATALIDGLWGAEPPADAANALQSLVSRLRKVLRADDVALDSGPAGYRLDVAREDVDVCRFERLAAEGRAELAAGRDAGAAAILAEALGLWCGQALSDVLDAPFAQAPATRLEDLRLEATEDRFEAEIRLGGHDRVLADLKEAAARNPLRERLAGLWIRALCAADRQSDALAFYEEVRAALADQLGVDPSAELQEIHVAALRGELGPPPAVADHLPVRLTSFVGRDDELKLVAELLAGARLVTLVGPGGAGKTRLATEVATRHPAHTRGRVWFVPLAGVRDPGDLPGAVFAALELWDLGLAHSGDPLRRPVEALVRVVETLGAGESVLVLDNCEHLIDAAAELANTLLRRVPTLRILATSREPLAIDGETLCPLGPLSVPDGIPTVPQAAEAGAIRLFVDRAVAVRPDFLLDESTVDDVAQICRRLDGMPLALELAAARLRSMTVAQISRRLDDRFRLLTSGSRTALPRQRTLRAVVEWSWDLLDDAERVLARRLSVFGAGAEVEAVESVCAGDGLPAEDVMYVLGSLVEKSIVDATAGDHGEPRYRMLETIRAYAAERLDEAEERERLTKAYHRYYAELVERLEPLLRTRDQLVAISRYDAEHGNIVTALRQAIDAGDADMAMHLFGSTFWYWLIKGDSARVESFVAEVLAFGDRLEEDFAAAFRAMREITAMIPGVGDHEAVHRLIDECVRTNAHKRFTGLAIGLPMLAFFAKNKELAYREVERALSSPDPWARSAGAWAQSFILTDDGDTEGAERARDRAYEGFLAVGDRWGTAMAVGMKASDISMSGDHETALALYRQGLALALELGSQDDVIQQRWRLATEYARAGDLETGMREMRDAERYAADTGNAQLAVMVMLGEADLLSRAGRIEEARAVAARFRELMADTPMPGMFGEEFGGLIEMEVALAAGDLAEAERGAAIVVKSTSERGDMPDLGRIVEALGLIRFRQGKHETAVRLLGAAKLLRGRLDLGEPGIRQLIDDLREHFGEERYEAMLVQDAALSREELVAWLRQDVTT, encoded by the coding sequence GTGCGTGTGACGCTGCTGGGCCCGATCGGAGCGGAGGCCGGGGACGGCACCCCGATCGACATCGGCGGTGCCCGCCTCCGCATGCTCCTGGCAAGGCTCGCTCTGGAGCCCGGCCGCGCGGTCCCGGCGACAGCCCTCATCGACGGTCTCTGGGGCGCGGAGCCACCCGCGGACGCGGCGAACGCGCTGCAGTCCCTGGTCTCGCGGTTGCGCAAGGTCCTGCGTGCCGACGACGTCGCCCTCGACTCGGGCCCGGCCGGTTACCGGCTGGACGTCGCCCGTGAGGACGTCGACGTGTGCCGCTTCGAGCGCCTGGCCGCCGAGGGCCGTGCGGAGCTGGCGGCGGGCCGGGACGCCGGTGCGGCCGCGATCCTCGCCGAAGCGCTCGGCCTCTGGTGTGGTCAAGCGCTGTCCGACGTCCTCGACGCCCCTTTCGCGCAGGCTCCGGCGACCCGGCTGGAGGACCTGCGCCTCGAAGCCACCGAAGACCGCTTCGAGGCCGAGATCCGGCTCGGTGGGCATGACCGGGTATTGGCCGATCTCAAGGAGGCGGCCGCGCGGAACCCGCTGCGCGAGCGGCTCGCCGGGCTGTGGATCCGGGCGTTGTGCGCGGCGGACCGGCAGTCCGACGCCCTCGCCTTCTACGAGGAGGTCCGGGCGGCGCTGGCCGACCAGCTGGGCGTCGATCCCTCGGCCGAACTCCAGGAGATCCACGTCGCCGCGTTGCGCGGCGAACTCGGCCCGCCGCCCGCGGTCGCGGACCATCTCCCGGTCCGGCTGACCAGCTTCGTCGGCCGTGACGACGAGCTGAAGCTGGTCGCCGAACTCCTCGCCGGGGCGCGGCTGGTGACGCTCGTCGGGCCCGGTGGCGCCGGGAAGACCCGCCTGGCCACGGAGGTCGCGACGCGGCATCCGGCGCATACGCGCGGTCGCGTCTGGTTCGTGCCGCTCGCCGGGGTCCGCGATCCTGGCGACCTGCCCGGCGCGGTCTTCGCCGCGCTGGAGCTGTGGGATCTCGGCCTCGCGCACAGCGGTGATCCGCTGCGGCGGCCGGTGGAGGCGCTGGTCCGGGTCGTGGAGACGCTCGGTGCCGGCGAATCGGTGCTGGTGCTGGACAACTGCGAGCATCTGATCGACGCGGCCGCGGAGCTGGCGAACACCCTGCTGCGCCGGGTGCCGACCCTGCGGATCCTCGCGACGAGCCGCGAGCCGCTGGCCATCGACGGCGAGACGCTGTGCCCGCTCGGCCCGCTGTCCGTCCCGGACGGGATCCCGACCGTCCCGCAGGCCGCCGAGGCGGGCGCGATCCGGCTGTTCGTCGACCGGGCCGTGGCCGTGCGGCCGGACTTCCTCCTCGACGAGTCCACTGTGGACGACGTCGCGCAGATCTGCCGCAGACTGGACGGGATGCCACTGGCGCTGGAGCTGGCCGCCGCGCGGCTGCGGTCGATGACCGTCGCGCAGATCTCGCGGCGCCTCGACGACCGGTTCCGCCTGCTGACCTCGGGCAGCCGGACGGCGTTGCCGAGGCAGCGCACGCTGCGCGCCGTCGTCGAGTGGAGCTGGGACCTGCTGGACGACGCCGAACGCGTGCTCGCGAGGCGGCTTTCGGTCTTCGGGGCCGGTGCCGAGGTCGAAGCGGTCGAAAGCGTCTGCGCCGGGGACGGCCTGCCAGCCGAAGACGTCATGTACGTCCTCGGCTCGCTCGTCGAGAAGTCCATCGTGGACGCGACGGCCGGTGATCACGGCGAGCCGCGTTACCGCATGCTGGAAACCATCCGGGCGTACGCGGCGGAACGGCTCGACGAGGCCGAAGAACGCGAGCGGCTGACGAAGGCGTATCACCGCTATTACGCCGAGCTGGTCGAGCGGCTGGAGCCGTTGTTGCGGACGCGGGACCAGCTCGTCGCCATCTCACGGTACGACGCCGAACACGGCAACATCGTGACGGCGCTCCGCCAGGCCATCGACGCCGGCGACGCCGACATGGCGATGCACCTGTTCGGCAGCACTTTCTGGTACTGGCTGATCAAGGGGGACAGCGCACGGGTCGAGTCCTTCGTCGCCGAAGTGCTCGCTTTCGGCGACCGGCTGGAGGAGGACTTCGCGGCGGCGTTCCGGGCGATGCGCGAGATCACCGCGATGATCCCCGGCGTCGGCGATCACGAAGCCGTGCACAGGCTCATCGACGAATGCGTGCGGACGAACGCGCACAAGCGGTTCACCGGCCTGGCCATCGGCTTGCCCATGCTGGCCTTCTTCGCCAAGAACAAGGAACTCGCGTATCGCGAGGTGGAGAGGGCGCTGTCCAGCCCGGACCCGTGGGCCAGGTCGGCGGGGGCATGGGCGCAGAGCTTCATCCTCACCGACGACGGCGACACAGAAGGCGCCGAACGGGCCAGGGACAGGGCTTACGAAGGATTCCTGGCCGTGGGTGACCGCTGGGGCACCGCGATGGCGGTGGGCATGAAGGCGAGCGACATCTCGATGTCGGGCGATCACGAGACCGCGCTCGCGCTGTACCGGCAGGGCCTCGCCCTCGCCCTCGAACTGGGGTCGCAGGACGATGTGATCCAGCAGCGCTGGCGGCTCGCGACGGAGTACGCGCGGGCGGGCGACCTCGAAACGGGCATGCGCGAGATGCGCGACGCGGAGCGCTACGCGGCGGACACGGGTAATGCTCAGCTCGCGGTGATGGTGATGCTGGGCGAGGCCGATCTGCTCAGCCGCGCCGGCCGGATCGAGGAGGCGCGCGCGGTCGCCGCCCGGTTCCGCGAACTGATGGCCGACACGCCGATGCCGGGCATGTTCGGCGAGGAGTTCGGCGGGCTCATCGAAATGGAGGTGGCGCTGGCGGCCGGAGATCTGGCCGAGGCCGAACGCGGCGCCGCGATCGTCGTCAAGTCCACCTCGGAGCGCGGCGACATGCCCGATCTCGGGCGGATCGTCGAGGCCCTCGGCCTGATCCGGTTCCGCCAGGGGAAGCATGAAACGGCCGTCCGGCTGCTCGGCGCGGCGAAACTCCTCCGCGGCAGGCTGGACCTGGGCGAGCCCGGCATCCGGCAGCTGATCGACGACCTTCGCGAGCACTTCGGCGAGGAGCGCTACGAAGCGATGCTCGTTCAGGACGCCGCGCTTTCCCGCGAAGAGCTGGTGGCCTGGCTCCGTCAGGACGTGACAACGTGA